In Shouchella patagoniensis, the following are encoded in one genomic region:
- a CDS encoding phosphoribosylanthranilate isomerase, whose translation MNHLKFNEFIRIAKKLNEHHIIPLLMGSVGLEVVTGVSWDAKDLDIHVPGDKRGWDVPPDRSIDNWNDIVTIMNAMEYHLIDLHEHEFKKNGSSVEFGIIDTLPSFAGVQLEDLEMHQKGDVNYYLLDPEQYLCVYEASMKDSYRAEKNNHKDLKKIEYLRSMSRHA comes from the coding sequence ATGAATCATCTGAAATTTAATGAATTTATAAGAATAGCTAAAAAACTAAATGAGCATCATATCATTCCTTTATTAATGGGTTCTGTTGGTTTAGAAGTCGTTACTGGTGTAAGTTGGGACGCCAAAGATTTAGATATTCATGTTCCGGGTGACAAAAGAGGTTGGGACGTGCCACCTGATCGATCAATCGATAACTGGAATGACATTGTAACCATCATGAATGCAATGGAATATCACTTAATTGATTTGCATGAACATGAATTTAAGAAAAATGGGTCATCAGTTGAGTTTGGTATTATTGATACGCTACCAAGCTTCGCAGGCGTACAACTAGAAGATTTAGAAATGCATCAAAAGGGAGACGTAAACTATTACTTGCTAGATCCAGAGCAATACTTATGTGTTTACGAGGCTTCCATGAAGGATAGTTATCGAGCAGAGAAGAACAATCATAAAGATCTTAAAAAAATAGAATACTTGAGAAGCATGAGTAGACATGCTTAA
- a CDS encoding alpha/beta fold hydrolase → MWQQTFVGTDRGKFEIFTRGDGEPLCLTHLYSEFNELGAYFADEFTNSFKVILVNLRGVGSPCRVEGMDSLSMEQSVYDLEALRKALGYKKWAFAGHSTGGMLGLKYAILAPEFLTKIMVGGAAASNKYMEHPGSMYCPQSPLNKRMKEILTTLRASKDRDERIKVNVEWSNMSLYFPEKRDVYFKKPSSGKVVSERLDYSYNELPNYDLTSDLLNVDVPTFVYCGIHDAQCPYEFSEEIHSLLKNSRFFKYQYSNHFPFIEEKEEFNLMVRKFKDVCANEWLSKG, encoded by the coding sequence ATGTGGCAACAGACGTTTGTTGGAACGGATAGGGGCAAGTTTGAAATCTTTACTAGGGGGGATGGCGAACCACTATGTTTAACACACTTGTATAGTGAATTTAATGAATTAGGTGCGTATTTTGCTGATGAATTTACGAACTCCTTTAAGGTGATCTTAGTAAACTTAAGAGGAGTGGGGAGTCCATGTAGAGTGGAAGGTATGGACTCTTTAAGCATGGAACAATCGGTTTATGATTTAGAAGCGCTACGAAAAGCATTAGGTTATAAAAAATGGGCTTTTGCTGGTCATTCTACTGGTGGTATGTTGGGGTTAAAATATGCGATATTGGCACCGGAATTTTTAACAAAAATCATGGTTGGTGGAGCGGCAGCATCAAATAAATATATGGAACATCCAGGTAGTATGTACTGTCCTCAATCTCCATTAAATAAGAGAATGAAAGAAATCCTAACTACCTTAAGGGCGTCAAAAGATAGAGATGAACGAATAAAGGTTAATGTTGAGTGGTCGAATATGTCTCTATACTTTCCAGAAAAAAGGGATGTGTACTTTAAGAAACCAAGTAGCGGAAAGGTTGTATCGGAGAGATTAGATTACTCATACAATGAATTGCCAAATTACGACTTAACAAGTGATCTACTTAATGTAGACGTACCTACTTTTGTGTATTGTGGAATTCATGATGCTCAATGCCCTTATGAATTTTCGGAAGAGATCCATTCATTATTAAAAAATTCTCGTTTTTTTAAGTATCAGTATAGCAATCATTTTCCTTTTATCGAGGAAAAAGAAGAATTTAATTTAATGGTACGTAAGTTTAAAGATGTCTGTGCGAATGAGTGGTTATCAAAAGGTTAA
- a CDS encoding STM3941 family protein produces the protein MKDQLSKPIVVFPPKRTMALLAFGALVFVVMGFNLLSLTGPEHDASYNTLLAIIGYASILFFGFCFVYAVYRMISPKPSLRIDENGIYDNASVVGAGLVHWDEIRSLPIYHYAGQVYLGIELHDVDAVIRRQPFPKRFILYLNKSTPGLLSPFNIPKRLLPMALEDVQEVARPYIEHAYALQKN, from the coding sequence ATGAAAGACCAGCTTTCAAAACCAATTGTTGTCTTCCCACCAAAAAGAACGATGGCTTTACTTGCTTTTGGAGCACTTGTATTTGTAGTAATGGGATTTAACTTGCTTTCATTGACGGGACCCGAACATGATGCTTCGTATAATACACTACTCGCCATCATTGGTTATGCGAGTATACTCTTTTTTGGTTTTTGTTTCGTTTATGCAGTCTACAGGATGATTTCCCCAAAGCCATCGCTACGTATTGATGAGAATGGAATCTATGATAACGCATCCGTGGTTGGCGCTGGCCTGGTGCATTGGGATGAAATTAGGTCTTTACCAATCTATCACTATGCTGGTCAAGTCTATCTCGGAATAGAGCTCCATGATGTGGACGCCGTTATACGTAGACAGCCTTTTCCAAAACGGTTCATTCTATACTTAAATAAATCCACGCCTGGCCTCTTATCCCCTTTTAATATCCCAAAACGATTGTTGCCGATGGCGTTAGAAGATGTTCAAGAAGTTGCCCGTCCCTACATTGAGCACGCCTATGCGCTACAAAAAAATTAA
- a CDS encoding M20/M25/M40 family metallo-hydrolase, translating to MKKMNVLSAIAFSSVMLVACGSNDDESNESEALPEEVEKQPENDLMDDQASGEIALEHVNHLVFEIGQRVAASEEEHLAGQYVKVQFEQLDLDTDVQDFTYTLDEDDESFESENIVGYKQGDSNEQIIVGAHYDSVSEGLGADDNASGVGVMLEAAERLQDSQTPYSIVFVGFGAEEVGLQGSSHYVNEMADEEIDHTVGMINLDSLIAGDKMYVHGSEGEDGFIRDLALEIAGELELDLEVNSGSNPDYPEGTTGDWSDHAPFNQAGMPYAYFEATNWDIAELDGYTQTEEHGSIWHTENDTLDAIEERFPGRVEERLSTFSTLLTEVLKSLD from the coding sequence ATGAAAAAAATGAATGTTCTATCGGCTATTGCCTTTAGTAGTGTGATGCTAGTGGCATGTGGATCGAATGATGACGAGTCAAACGAGTCTGAAGCGCTTCCAGAAGAAGTGGAAAAACAACCTGAAAATGATTTAATGGATGATCAGGCTAGCGGGGAAATAGCGTTAGAACATGTAAATCACTTAGTTTTTGAGATTGGTCAAAGGGTTGCTGCTTCCGAAGAGGAACATCTAGCTGGTCAATATGTAAAAGTGCAATTTGAACAATTGGATTTAGATACGGATGTACAAGACTTTACCTATACGTTAGATGAGGACGATGAGTCATTTGAGTCGGAGAATATCGTTGGGTACAAACAAGGTGATTCTAATGAACAAATCATCGTAGGAGCTCATTATGACTCTGTATCTGAAGGGTTAGGTGCGGATGACAATGCCTCTGGAGTTGGGGTGATGTTAGAAGCTGCCGAACGGTTGCAAGACAGTCAAACACCGTATTCCATCGTTTTTGTTGGGTTCGGGGCTGAAGAAGTTGGGCTACAAGGCTCAAGTCACTATGTGAATGAAATGGCAGATGAGGAGATTGATCATACGGTTGGCATGATTAACCTTGATAGTTTAATCGCTGGGGATAAAATGTATGTTCATGGAAGTGAAGGTGAAGACGGTTTTATCCGTGACCTAGCATTAGAGATAGCAGGTGAACTTGAGCTAGATCTCGAAGTGAACTCTGGCTCCAACCCTGATTACCCAGAGGGCACAACGGGCGATTGGAGTGACCACGCTCCGTTTAATCAAGCCGGAATGCCTTACGCTTATTTTGAAGCGACAAACTGGGACATCGCTGAATTGGATGGATATACGCAAACGGAAGAACACGGTAGTATTTGGCATACAGAAAATGATACATTAGATGCGATTGAAGAGAGATTTCCTGGTCGAGTTGAAGAACGTCTGTCTACTTTTAGCACCTTGTTAACAGAAGTATTAAAGTCTCTTGACTAA
- a CDS encoding DUF6376 family protein, producing MKKTVIALLFPFVLITTGCSALDEISNGLDYVPAATDYVTDVQQFASDIPTLAETAITDKEARVQLEESLTTMKTNIDTFNELTPPELLEDVHNEALAYNESFEQGIDMYLSGMEDGEFNTELLNESGILDNVEKYTNLLDDFNQLIE from the coding sequence ATGAAGAAAACGGTCATTGCTTTGCTTTTCCCGTTTGTATTAATAACTACAGGCTGTTCTGCCTTAGATGAGATTTCAAATGGACTAGATTACGTTCCAGCTGCAACTGACTATGTGACAGACGTCCAGCAATTCGCAAGTGACATTCCAACACTTGCCGAAACAGCGATAACGGATAAAGAGGCACGAGTTCAATTAGAAGAATCACTAACCACGATGAAGACGAACATCGACACCTTTAATGAGTTAACCCCTCCAGAACTGTTGGAAGATGTTCATAACGAAGCACTTGCTTACAATGAATCGTTTGAACAAGGAATTGATATGTACTTGTCTGGAATGGAAGATGGTGAATTTAACACAGAACTCCTTAATGAATCAGGTATTCTGGACAATGTGGAAAAATACACAAACCTGTTAGATGACTTTAATCAATTGATTGAATAG
- a CDS encoding MFS transporter: MSSWRNPLLLLTGIGVSNIGGWVYLIALNLIVLNETGSPLAVALLYSLSPIATICSNVWAGSFIDRVNTRKLMIWLDLFRACGIALIPFLPSLVFVYIIAFIINMGSAIFQPTAMVYMTRLIPKEDRQRFNALRSFIHSCGTLIGPSIAGILFWLGTPYTAIHLNAFALFISAFIIQLLPNVDVMKKEAIGQNLTWEIIKNDFKMVKRFSKTSSYVVKIYLLFCGMTVFMTAIDSLESPFAKKVLLLEDAHYGFLLSLFGIGIILGSVINSVFTKRLAVWFLIGIGTPFIAVGYLVFYSAQSFYSAVLGVFLIGFAITFANTGFLTFYQNHVPVQMMGRFGSMFGVVEAVLIVGLTGLLGVAAEFTSIRLVGFIGSGGFLLLGILAYFLVTRKKRQGYFMEKGLIDK, encoded by the coding sequence ATGTCTAGCTGGAGAAATCCGTTATTGCTATTAACTGGGATAGGCGTTTCAAATATCGGCGGATGGGTTTACTTAATTGCACTCAATTTAATTGTATTGAATGAAACGGGTTCCCCCCTTGCGGTTGCGTTGCTTTATAGTCTAAGTCCAATTGCGACAATTTGTTCAAATGTTTGGGCTGGTAGTTTTATTGACCGTGTGAATACGAGGAAATTAATGATTTGGTTGGATCTGTTTCGAGCATGTGGAATTGCGCTTATTCCGTTTCTCCCCTCTCTTGTTTTCGTGTATATAATTGCATTTATCATAAATATGGGGAGTGCCATCTTCCAACCGACCGCAATGGTGTATATGACAAGGTTAATTCCAAAAGAAGATCGGCAACGGTTTAATGCGCTGCGCAGCTTCATTCATTCGTGTGGGACTTTAATTGGCCCTTCGATCGCGGGCATTCTCTTTTGGTTGGGAACCCCTTACACTGCAATTCATTTAAATGCATTCGCTCTCTTCATCTCTGCCTTTATTATTCAGCTTTTACCCAATGTAGATGTAATGAAAAAGGAAGCAATCGGTCAAAATTTAACTTGGGAGATCATAAAAAATGATTTTAAGATGGTTAAGCGCTTTAGTAAAACATCTTCCTATGTAGTAAAGATCTATCTTTTGTTTTGTGGCATGACGGTTTTTATGACCGCAATTGATTCGCTTGAATCCCCGTTTGCCAAAAAGGTTCTTTTATTAGAAGATGCTCATTACGGTTTTCTATTAAGTCTATTTGGAATAGGGATCATTCTCGGTTCGGTCATTAATTCCGTATTTACGAAGCGACTTGCGGTTTGGTTTTTAATTGGTATCGGAACCCCATTTATAGCCGTAGGTTATCTTGTTTTTTATAGTGCACAAAGTTTTTATAGCGCTGTTCTGGGCGTATTCTTAATTGGCTTTGCGATTACGTTCGCAAATACAGGTTTTTTAACGTTTTATCAAAATCATGTACCTGTTCAAATGATGGGTCGGTTTGGCAGTATGTTTGGGGTTGTTGAAGCAGTCCTAATCGTAGGACTCACAGGTTTATTAGGTGTTGCCGCAGAATTTACATCAATTAGACTAGTGGGATTCATTGGTTCTGGCGGCTTTCTCTTGCTAGGGATCTTGGCATACTTTCTAGTTACACGAAAGAAAAGGCAAGGGTATTTTATGGAGAAGGGATTGATAGATAAGTAA
- a CDS encoding class I SAM-dependent methyltransferase: MNEKDFYNKVGQVNGWDFSQVQVTTEAVAWNFYEEVLKRGRSSDILLDIGTGGGENLLNIASSFHSLVGIDVSSGMMETARANLNHSNVSNVSLTQMSSEKLTFPTESFDLITSCHAPFSAREVVNVLKKGGLFLTQQVSEFDKLNLKAAFGRGQSFGEKEGSLKERYINELEEAGFSDVQSTEYNATEYYHRPEDLIFLLTHTPIIPEFGERENDFDILSAFIQENKTEIGIRTNAKRFMIVAQK; the protein is encoded by the coding sequence ATGAATGAAAAGGACTTCTACAATAAAGTAGGTCAAGTAAATGGTTGGGATTTTAGTCAAGTACAAGTTACAACTGAAGCTGTTGCGTGGAATTTTTATGAAGAAGTACTTAAGAGAGGTAGAAGCTCTGATATTCTATTAGACATTGGTACAGGCGGAGGCGAAAACTTACTGAACATCGCCTCTTCCTTTCATTCTTTAGTTGGAATTGATGTTTCGAGTGGCATGATGGAAACAGCAAGAGCTAATCTTAATCATTCAAACGTGTCTAATGTCAGCTTGACACAAATGTCGTCTGAAAAATTAACGTTTCCAACCGAATCTTTTGATCTCATTACAAGTTGTCACGCACCATTCAGTGCAAGAGAAGTCGTAAATGTATTGAAAAAAGGGGGGCTTTTCTTAACGCAGCAAGTAAGTGAATTTGATAAACTTAATCTTAAAGCGGCTTTTGGTCGTGGACAATCGTTTGGTGAGAAGGAAGGGTCATTAAAAGAAAGATACATAAATGAGTTGGAAGAAGCGGGATTCTCTGATGTTCAATCAACTGAATACAACGCAACGGAATACTATCATAGGCCAGAAGATCTTATTTTCTTATTAACACATACTCCGATTATTCCTGAATTTGGTGAAAGGGAAAATGATTTTGACATTCTTAGTGCATTTATTCAAGAAAATAAAACTGAAATAGGTATTAGAACAAACGCTAAGAGGTTTATGATTGTAGCGCAAAAGTAA
- a CDS encoding saccharopine dehydrogenase NADP-binding domain-containing protein codes for MKRIMVVGASGVLGKFICHEVLRLFNLEIQLIITDYDKERGKRLADGFDRQVQFCHFFLGDNERLNQVLADVDGVVIALKQEKPLIQKACIEQGVLCVDVTPFYEFVDKVSNLNEEAEEAGSGSVVMTGFFPGLSALMVKKAIEPFSKVTEIHIGLLQNVNANVGTSGIKDMLKIISEPVMMERTRMRGFQMKRKMEFQSLKNATEVRLIEHSEKKIIVQKLGLDADSVHYWTSWNKRRFNLFITLLIKSKLISYIPMIDGKVLSKVVKHNPKKTERAYLTVEVKGIVSGTEQVQSVRLSTESDYRTTAMVAAALLKIALQKGVVGVVCPFEMASLDEVLKEINSKDIVIEEQPTIS; via the coding sequence ATGAAAAGGATAATGGTTGTAGGAGCATCGGGGGTTTTAGGGAAATTCATTTGTCATGAAGTACTACGGTTATTTAATTTAGAAATACAGCTCATTATTACGGATTATGATAAGGAACGAGGAAAGCGACTGGCGGATGGTTTTGATCGTCAAGTGCAGTTTTGTCATTTTTTTCTGGGTGATAATGAAAGGCTAAATCAAGTATTAGCAGATGTGGATGGAGTAGTAATTGCCTTAAAACAAGAAAAACCTTTGATACAAAAAGCGTGTATTGAGCAAGGGGTTTTATGTGTGGATGTGACACCATTCTACGAGTTTGTCGATAAGGTAAGTAATTTAAATGAGGAAGCAGAAGAAGCAGGGAGTGGCTCTGTAGTAATGACTGGCTTTTTTCCAGGTTTATCTGCTTTAATGGTTAAAAAAGCGATTGAACCTTTCAGTAAAGTAACCGAAATTCATATTGGCTTATTACAAAATGTAAATGCGAACGTTGGAACTTCTGGAATTAAGGATATGCTAAAGATTATCTCAGAGCCCGTTATGATGGAGCGAACGCGTATGCGGGGCTTTCAAATGAAACGAAAAATGGAGTTTCAGAGTTTAAAAAATGCCACAGAAGTGAGACTGATTGAGCATTCAGAGAAAAAAATAATCGTGCAAAAGCTAGGTCTCGATGCTGACAGTGTACATTACTGGACGTCTTGGAATAAACGTCGTTTTAACCTGTTCATCACCTTACTAATAAAATCGAAATTGATTTCTTATATTCCTATGATTGATGGAAAGGTTCTCAGTAAAGTAGTGAAGCATAACCCCAAGAAAACGGAAAGGGCCTATTTAACAGTAGAAGTAAAAGGGATAGTCAGCGGAACAGAACAAGTTCAATCAGTACGCTTATCTACTGAATCTGATTATCGAACTACCGCAATGGTTGCGGCCGCTCTATTAAAAATCGCATTGCAGAAAGGTGTAGTCGGTGTCGTGTGTCCGTTTGAAATGGCCAGTCTAGATGAGGTTTTAAAAGAGATCAATAGCAAAGACATTGTCATAGAAGAACAGCCAACTATTTCCTAG
- a CDS encoding PadR family transcriptional regulator has product MENSSDDKWILQMKKGVYELAILLLINRQDMYGYEINKELNEIQLFRLAEGSIYPILKRLVNKNWIVSYAVESEDGPTRKYYKITEEGFKIARKRTEEYQALFNTVDQLKGELL; this is encoded by the coding sequence TTGGAAAATAGCTCAGATGATAAGTGGATTTTGCAAATGAAAAAAGGTGTGTATGAGTTAGCAATTCTATTATTAATAAATAGACAAGACATGTATGGATATGAAATAAATAAAGAGTTAAATGAAATTCAATTATTTCGTTTAGCTGAAGGATCGATTTACCCAATTTTGAAGAGATTAGTGAATAAAAATTGGATTGTTTCATATGCAGTTGAGTCTGAAGATGGGCCAACGAGAAAATATTATAAAATAACAGAGGAAGGATTTAAAATAGCCAGAAAACGAACGGAGGAATACCAAGCCCTTTTTAATACGGTGGATCAATTGAAAGGAGAGTTGTTATGA
- a CDS encoding HAAS signaling domain-containing protein → MTSHYTSVEAYVKQLEDQLSRKLPKSERKSQLLEIENHLESSISEREHLTESRREAVQAVLSEFISPVELAKQINSENTAIQETTFETDDIGFKAGTGFLFTGFGLLAVSVFYGELKWELLMVGTLSIIGVLLVLSLSSIKWNGERIDFLKSIGKQIQFIVVPIGGAAFIIRSLIDGTVNYRAFLYMIGYLLVALCVFLFLKKLYHLKNVYR, encoded by the coding sequence ATGACTAGCCATTATACGTCAGTTGAAGCATATGTAAAGCAACTAGAAGACCAGTTAAGTCGGAAATTACCAAAGTCGGAGCGGAAGTCACAGTTACTAGAAATTGAAAATCATTTAGAGTCATCTATAAGTGAACGTGAACATTTGACTGAGTCAAGAAGAGAAGCCGTTCAAGCCGTGTTATCTGAGTTTATTTCTCCTGTTGAATTGGCTAAACAAATAAACTCAGAAAATACAGCAATTCAAGAAACGACATTTGAAACAGATGATATTGGCTTTAAGGCTGGAACCGGCTTTCTTTTCACTGGGTTTGGGTTGCTTGCTGTATCTGTTTTCTACGGTGAATTAAAATGGGAGTTACTAATGGTAGGTACGCTAAGTATTATCGGAGTTTTACTAGTCCTATCACTGTCGTCCATAAAATGGAATGGAGAAAGGATCGACTTCCTAAAGTCAATTGGAAAACAAATTCAATTTATCGTTGTTCCAATTGGTGGGGCAGCTTTCATCATTAGAAGCCTAATTGATGGAACCGTCAATTACAGAGCGTTTCTATATATGATAGGTTATTTGCTAGTAGCTCTATGTGTTTTCTTGTTTCTTAAAAAGTTATATCATTTGAAGAACGTTTATAGATAA
- a CDS encoding iron chaperone translates to MEEFTDFLVKVDNPDHRERMKEVLTWVLTQFPNLKPKIAWNQPMFTDHDTFIIGFSIAKQHMAVAPERVVIEQFSKEIVEAGYDHTKELIRIKWKHEVDYSLLEKLIATNILDKEDCTTFWRQ, encoded by the coding sequence ATGGAGGAGTTTACGGACTTTTTGGTTAAGGTTGATAATCCTGATCATCGGGAGCGCATGAAAGAAGTATTGACTTGGGTATTGACGCAGTTTCCGAATTTAAAGCCAAAAATTGCTTGGAATCAGCCGATGTTTACCGACCATGACACCTTTATCATTGGCTTTAGTATAGCGAAACAACACATGGCTGTTGCTCCAGAGAGGGTAGTCATCGAGCAGTTTTCTAAGGAAATTGTAGAAGCTGGTTATGATCACACAAAGGAATTGATCCGTATTAAGTGGAAACATGAGGTGGATTACTCGTTACTTGAGAAGCTCATCGCTACTAATATATTGGATAAGGAAGATTGTACGACTTTCTGGCGGCAATAG
- a CDS encoding alpha/beta fold hydrolase codes for MSKLIESKEKRNQSGTTILKEYVEINGVKQGLIIETKRNDLPVLLVLHGGPGYPLYPIMKANKVELHQLFTVCYWDQRGTGMSYLSDENKSSLTLEQLISDTVEVSNYVANKFSKEKIYLMGHSWGTFLGSLTASTHPDLYHAYLGVGHVGSAKGTEEESYQFILEQAKEAGNQKWVSEIEKVGFDEQYYKNQEYNLIRGKYTNKFGGGFLRKGYSNYQGLKDVFTTRIYTLKERANVFRGSIASYQVLGEVLATTDLVDEIKEFTIPVYIFQGKHDRLTSHRQALRFYNEITAPKKNFFSFDHSSHAPFIEEKEVFFSLLKKEVLGM; via the coding sequence ATGTCTAAACTAATTGAATCTAAGGAAAAACGAAATCAATCGGGTACAACAATTTTAAAAGAATATGTGGAAATTAACGGTGTGAAGCAAGGACTGATTATAGAGACGAAAAGGAATGATTTACCTGTTTTACTTGTCTTACATGGAGGCCCAGGTTATCCTCTTTATCCAATTATGAAAGCAAATAAGGTGGAACTCCATCAGTTGTTTACGGTCTGTTATTGGGATCAAAGAGGTACAGGGATGTCCTATTTGTCAGATGAAAATAAAAGTAGCTTAACTTTGGAACAGTTAATTAGCGATACGGTTGAAGTGAGTAACTATGTAGCAAATAAATTCTCAAAAGAAAAAATCTACTTGATGGGTCACTCATGGGGGACATTTTTAGGCAGTCTAACAGCGAGCACTCATCCCGATTTGTATCATGCCTATCTAGGCGTTGGTCATGTAGGCTCAGCAAAAGGGACAGAAGAAGAATCCTATCAATTTATTTTAGAGCAAGCGAAAGAAGCGGGAAATCAGAAGTGGGTTTCTGAAATTGAAAAAGTCGGTTTCGATGAGCAGTATTATAAGAATCAAGAATACAACTTGATTAGGGGGAAATATACAAATAAGTTCGGCGGGGGATTTTTACGAAAAGGCTATTCCAATTATCAAGGATTAAAAGATGTGTTTACAACGAGAATATATACGTTGAAAGAAAGAGCCAATGTATTTAGGGGCAGCATCGCGTCTTACCAAGTATTAGGAGAAGTTCTGGCCACAACTGATTTAGTGGATGAAATAAAGGAATTTACAATTCCCGTGTATATCTTCCAAGGAAAACATGATCGCCTTACGTCGCATCGTCAAGCTCTTCGTTTTTATAATGAAATTACGGCTCCTAAAAAGAACTTTTTCTCATTTGATCACTCTTCGCACGCGCCATTTATTGAAGAAAAAGAAGTCTTTTTCTCACTACTAAAAAAAGAAGTACTTGGAATGTGA
- a CDS encoding GNAT family N-acetyltransferase, with amino-acid sequence MKLHLTNEPSKKDKQFIEEALYSFNLDHLPQDLRGRYEEISLFLKDEQGVVHGGILGEICWNWLEIEYLILDADVRKEGYGSQLLMEIEKIAIAKKCDFIKVDTLSFQALDFYKKHGYHVFGSIDNVGREFEHYYLKKNLVTSTKQS; translated from the coding sequence ATGAAACTTCATCTGACAAACGAACCGAGTAAGAAGGATAAACAATTCATAGAAGAGGCACTTTACTCATTTAATTTAGATCATTTGCCACAAGATTTAAGAGGGAGGTACGAAGAAATTAGCTTGTTTCTTAAAGATGAACAAGGTGTTGTTCATGGAGGAATTCTTGGTGAAATTTGTTGGAATTGGCTTGAAATCGAATACCTTATCCTGGATGCAGACGTAAGAAAAGAAGGGTATGGAAGTCAATTATTAATGGAGATCGAAAAAATCGCTATAGCAAAAAAATGCGATTTTATTAAAGTAGATACGTTGAGCTTCCAAGCGCTTGATTTCTACAAAAAACATGGCTATCACGTTTTTGGCAGTATTGATAATGTAGGAAGAGAGTTTGAACATTATTATTTGAAAAAGAATTTAGTTACAAGCACAAAGCAATCATAA
- a CDS encoding CAP-associated domain-containing protein → MKRFLILAVIAVIAYSTREAWINPAKNAVASSVDSIRSWSDSTDLSFSSFDDFLDSLFGDFIRNDANEWTEVEPPSLTEPDEQLFSIHSIELGDSREFVEEELGEEVRSSENEYNVDWYTYHKDYHHFVMVAYDDEHVVKGLYTNQDLIASPTEITHGSEQQHVRNQLGEPASAIQKGLTSYQMNDDQEHDLFQLDNSYVTIFYDEHQDTTVTAIQIIDQDLEQNKNSLYAEPSQELKEGFEYQLFDLTNAARVQHELPILEWDDAVRETARKHSTDMADHNYFNHTNLEGQSPFDRLQEDNIRFTTAGENLAFGQMSSIFAHEGLMNSLGHRESILHEDFRNLGVGVDFNDDAQPFYTEKFFTS, encoded by the coding sequence ATGAAACGATTCCTTATTTTAGCGGTGATCGCAGTGATTGCATATAGCACAAGAGAAGCGTGGATTAATCCAGCGAAAAATGCCGTTGCCTCTTCAGTTGATTCCATCCGTTCATGGAGTGATTCAACTGATCTCTCGTTTAGTTCATTTGACGATTTCCTTGATTCTTTATTTGGGGATTTCATTCGTAATGATGCAAACGAATGGACCGAGGTTGAACCACCTTCATTAACGGAACCAGATGAGCAACTATTCTCTATTCATAGCATTGAATTAGGGGATTCTAGAGAATTCGTTGAAGAAGAATTAGGCGAAGAAGTGCGCAGTTCAGAGAACGAATACAATGTCGATTGGTATACGTACCACAAAGACTATCATCATTTCGTGATGGTCGCCTATGATGACGAGCACGTAGTCAAAGGTCTCTATACGAATCAAGATCTCATTGCCTCTCCAACAGAAATAACCCACGGTAGTGAGCAACAACATGTTCGCAATCAACTAGGAGAACCGGCTAGTGCAATTCAAAAGGGTCTCACTTCTTATCAAATGAATGATGATCAAGAGCACGACTTATTTCAACTAGATAATAGTTATGTGACCATTTTTTACGATGAACACCAAGATACCACTGTGACTGCAATTCAAATCATTGACCAGGATCTTGAACAAAACAAAAACTCACTTTATGCAGAACCAAGTCAAGAATTAAAAGAAGGCTTCGAGTATCAACTATTTGATTTAACTAATGCAGCGCGTGTTCAACACGAGTTGCCCATTCTAGAATGGGATGATGCTGTAAGAGAAACAGCAAGAAAACATAGCACAGATATGGCTGACCACAACTATTTTAACCATACGAACTTAGAAGGACAGTCTCCTTTTGATCGCCTACAAGAAGACAATATTCGTTTTACAACGGCTGGTGAAAATCTAGCATTTGGGCAGATGAGCAGTATCTTCGCTCATGAAGGACTCATGAACTCGTTAGGGCATAGAGAAAGCATTCTCCATGAAGACTTCAGAAACTTAGGCGTAGGCGTTGACTTTAACGATGATGCACAACCCTTTTATACTGAGAAGTTTTTCACAAGTTAA